A DNA window from Equus quagga isolate Etosha38 chromosome 21, UCLA_HA_Equagga_1.0, whole genome shotgun sequence contains the following coding sequences:
- the LOC124231463 gene encoding keratin-associated protein 21-1-like, translating into MCCNYYGNSCSYGCTYGYGCGFGPHYGCSYGTGYGCGYSPLYGCGYGTRYGCGYGCGYSPRYGCSYGTGYGCGYGSSYGCGYSSGSGYCGYRPLCYRRCYSSCC; encoded by the coding sequence ATGTGTTGCAACTACTATGGCAACTCCTGTAGCTATGGCTGCACATATGGCTATGGCTGTGGATTTGGCCCCCATTATGGCTGCAGTTATGGGACCGGCTATGGTTGTGGATACAGCCCCCTCTATGGCTGTGGTTATGGAACCAGATATGGCTGCGGATATGGCTGTGGATATAGCCCCCGTTATGGCTGTAGTTATGGAACTGGATATGGCTGTGGTTATGGCTCCAGCTATGGCTGTGGATACAGCTCTGGCTCTGGCTACTGTGGCTACAGGCCACTTTGCTATAGAAGATGTTATTCTTCTTGCTGTTAG